The sequence AGCCGTTCAGCTTCCAGCCCGCCTCGACATGCACCTCGTTCATGCCGCGTCGGCCGAGCTCGCGAAAGAGCGCCGCAAGATCCACCTTGCCGCGCGCATTCGGCAGCACGATGACTTCACAGCCGCGCTCGCGTAAGGCCGACGCTCGCGCTGCGTCGTCGATCGCCGCCGCGACGATCGTGCCCTGCCCGATCACCTTGGCCTCCTTCGATACTTCGAGACGGCTGTCGACGACGACGCGCACCGGCTGGCGCTGCGTGTCGACGCCGCGCACGGTGAGCTGCGGGTCGTCGTCCTTCACCGTGCCGATGCCGGTGAGGATGGCGCACGCCCGCGCGCGCCAGCGGTGGCCGTCGCGGCGCGCGTCGGAGCCGGTGATCCATTGGCTCATGCCGTTGTTGAGCGCGGTCCTGCCGTCGAGCGTCGCCGCGACCTTGATGCGTATCCACGGGCGTCCCTTGGTCATGCGCGTGACGAAACCGATGTTGAGGTCGGTCGCCTCGCGCTGCATGACACCGAGGTCGACGGTGATGCCGGCCGCGCGCAAAGATTGGAGACCGCGGCCCGCGACTTCGGGGTTCGGGTCCTGCATCGCCGCGACGACCCGCGTGACCTGCGCTTCGACCAGCGCGTTCGCGCACGGCGGCGTGCGTCCGTGGTGCGAGCAGGGCTCGAGCGTGACGTACGCGGTCGCGCCCGCCGCGCGCCCGCCGGCCGCGCGCAGCGCATAGACCTCGGCGTGCGGCTCGCCCGCACGCTCGTGAAAGCCTTCGCCGACGATCTCGCCGTCGCGGACGATGACGCAGCCGACGCGAGGGTTGGGGGTGGTGGTGTACAGACCGCGTTCCGCGAGCTCGAGGGCCCGGGCCATGAATACACGGTCTCGGTCAGCTGACATACGAATCAAAAAGCTTTAACACGGAGGACACGGAGGAAAAGCGCACGGAGGGCACGGAGGGAAGCGAAACGGGAGGACGATCGCACAGACGCTGACGGTGACACTCTACGTGACTTGTTTTCCTCCGTGCCCTCCGTGTTCCTCCGTGTCCTCCGTGTTTGCGCTTTTGTCTTTCGCTTTTGACGTGATCTTGGGCGCGCTGGGCTGCTGGACTTCCTTGATCGCGTCCTGGAAGTCGTCGACGCCCTGGAAGCTCATGTAGACCGACGCGAAGCGGATGTAGGCGACCTGGTCGAGGCGCTTCAATTCGCGCATGACCATCTCGCCCAGCCGCCGCGAACCGATCTCGCGCTCGCCGAGGGCGAGCACGTCCTGGGTGATCGTGGCGAGCGCGTCGTCGACCATGTGGGTCGGCACCGGCCGCTTGTGCAAAGCGCGCATGAAACCGGTGCGCAGCTTTTCGAGATCGAACTCGCTGCGCGTGCCGTCCTGCTTGACCACCTGCGGCATGCGCAGCTCGACGGTCTCGTACGTGGTGAAACGCTTGTTACAGCTCGTGCACCGCCTGCGCCGCCGGATGCTCTCGCCGTCGTCGCTCACCCGGGAGTCGATGACCTGCGTATCCGTGGACTTGCAGAACGGGCATTTCATCGGTCACCCGTAGACCGGGAACTTCGCGCACAGCCGTTTCACTTCGCCCCCGACGCGGCTGATCACGCCTTCGTCGGTATGCGCTTCGAGCACGTCGCAGATCAGGTTCGCGAGCAGCTCGGCCTCGAGCTCTTTCATGCCGCGCGTGGTCATCGCCGGCGAGCCGATGCGGATGCCGCTGGTGATGAACGGCTTCTGCGGATCGTGCGGCACCGAGTTCTTGTTGACCGTGATGTTGGCCTTGCCGAGCGCGCCCTCGGCGTCGCGGCCCGTGAGGTTCTTGCTGCGCAGGTCGACGAGGAAGAGGTGGCAATCGGTGCGGCCCGACACGATGCGAAAGCCCCGCTCGTGCATCACCTTCGCCATCACGCGCGCGT is a genomic window of Burkholderiales bacterium containing:
- the nrdR gene encoding transcriptional regulator NrdR, whose protein sequence is MKCPFCKSTDTQVIDSRVSDDGESIRRRRRCTSCNKRFTTYETVELRMPQVVKQDGTRSEFDLEKLRTGFMRALHKRPVPTHMVDDALATITQDVLALGEREIGSRRLGEMVMRELKRLDQVAYIRFASVYMSFQGVDDFQDAIKEVQQPSAPKITSKAKDKSANTEDTEEHGGHGGKQVT
- the ribD gene encoding bifunctional diaminohydroxyphosphoribosylaminopyrimidine deaminase/5-amino-6-(5-phosphoribosylamino)uracil reductase RibD translates to MSADRDRVFMARALELAERGLYTTTPNPRVGCVIVRDGEIVGEGFHERAGEPHAEVYALRAAGGRAAGATAYVTLEPCSHHGRTPPCANALVEAQVTRVVAAMQDPNPEVAGRGLQSLRAAGITVDLGVMQREATDLNIGFVTRMTKGRPWIRIKVAATLDGRTALNNGMSQWITGSDARRDGHRWRARACAILTGIGTVKDDDPQLTVRGVDTQRQPVRVVVDSRLEVSKEAKVIGQGTIVAAAIDDAARASALRERGCEVIVLPNARGKVDLAALFRELGRRGMNEVHVEAGWKLNGSLVREGLADELLVYLAPKLVGHTAHGMFDLPELGDLADSRALEFGDIARIGDDLRVLARMKG